The Streptomyces sp. NBC_00236 DNA window GCTGCGCAGCGAGGCGCCGTTGACCGTCATCTGTGCCAGCTGCTGGGCCGCCGTCCAGTACATCGTGGAGAACGGCGGCTCCGAGACGACCCGGCCGTTGATCGCGACGGAGAGCCGCAGGTCGAAGCCGCCGGGCTCCTCCTCGTCCGCGTCGTCGAGATAGGGCAGCAGCGGGAGGTCCCGTGCGGGCGGCGCGGTCCGGGCGGCGTCCAGGGCCTCCAGCGGTGTCACCCAGGCGGCCACGGACGTGGCGAAGGACTTGCCGAGGAACGGGCCCAGCGGGACGTACTCCCAGGCCTGGATGTCCCGCGCCGACCAGTCGTTGAGCAGCGACAGGCCGAAGACGTGGTCGCGGAAGTCGGCGAGCGGCACCGGCCGGCCCTGCTCCGAACCGACGCCGACGACGAATCCGACCTCGGCCTCGATGTCCAGCTTGACGGACGGGCCGAAGACGGGAGCCGGGTCGGTGGGGGCCTTGCGCTGCCCCGAGGGGCGCACCACGTCCATACCGGAGACCACGACCGTGCCCGCCCTGCCGTGGTAACCGATGGGCAGGTGCTTCCAGTTGGGGGTGAGCGCGTCGCCGTCCGGGCGGAAGATGCGGCCGACGTTCGTGGCGTGGTGCTCGCTGGCGTAGAAGTCCACGTAGTCCGCGACCCGGTAGGGCAGGTGGAGCGTCACGGAGTCGACGGGGTGCAGCAGCGGTTCGATGTCCGCGCGGTGGGCCGGCACCGTCACCCAGGCGGTCAGCGCCCGGCGCACATCGCTCCAGGCGGTGCGGCCGGCCGCGAGCAGGGCCATCAGGTCGGGCTGGGCCAGCAGTTGCGCATAGGGCGAACCCAGCGCGTGCGCGGCCGCCCCGGCGTCCAGCACGTGATCGCCGATGCGGACGCCGACGCGCCGCTCGCCGGGCCGGTCGGTGGTGGAGAAGACACCGTACGGAAGGTGGTGCGGACCGAAGGGATCGCCCTCGGCCACGTCGAGCGGGCTGCTCTGCTCGGGCATCTGTTGCTGCCTCGCTTTCCAGGTCGCTGTGGGGGACACGTTACGTGGGGGACATCCCCCAGCGGCAGTGCCTCAATCATCCGCAACCATCCCCATTGCCCGGAAAGTTCCGCCGTGTCCCCGCGAACACGGGGACACGGCGGCGGGGTTCACCCGGCCGTGCGCGGAATCCGCTTCTCCCAGGTCCGGTGGAAGACGACCTCGCCGCCCTCCTTGCAGACCACCTCGTTGGAGGTGATGAAGTCGTCCGCGTCGGCGGAGATCTCGGAGCGCGTCTCGACCAGCACGTCCCAGGCCATCTCCGGCCGGTGCAGCCGGATCGTCCAGTCGGAGCGGGTGCGCGCGGAGAGCGGATCGCTCTCCTGGATCGTGTACGTCTCCACCGCGTCCTCGGTGAACTCCAGACCGTCCGGGTAGACGCGCGTGCCGCCGTACCGCGGGTCGACCTCCATCCGCCACTCGCCCTTGGCGACGTCACGGACCACCAGCCGCTCGGGTCGCTGTTCGTCGAGCGTGACGGGGAACACGACGCCGAGCGGCTCGGACTGCTCGGGCTCCTCGAAGCGGATCGAGGGGTCCTCGGTGTGCCGGCGCACCGGGAGTTCGACGAAGCTGCCGTCGGCGTCCAGGGTGAAGCCCTTCGAACCGGCCTGCGGCCAGATCCACGGCCAGTACGAGGAGGAGACCGCGAGCCTGATCCGGTGGCCGGGCGGGAAGGTGTGCCCGATCCCGTTCAGGTCGAAGGTGACGTCCTCGGTCTCGCCGACGGGCCAGTCCTCGGTACGGTCCCGGCCGTCGCGGGCGGCGAGGTTGAGGACGCCGCGGGTGACGAGGGTGGAGGAGCCGTCGGGGGCGACGTCGCAGAGCCGGGCGACGGCCTGGCCGCGCGGGACGTCCATCCGGATCCGCAGCTTCACCCGGGGGCGCCCGAGGATCTCGATCGGGGCGGCCTCCACGGGGAACTCGAAGCAGACCGACTTGGCGTCCTCGTCACGCTGGTCGGGCGGCAGGTCGGCGTCGTTGCCGAACGGGAAGAACCGGCCGGCGTCCAGCCCGGTCTGCTGCGGTGAGTCGACGATCTGCGGCCCGCCCTGGAGGGCGTACGCGACCGGCGCCACGTTCTCCGAGGGCCAGCTGGTGTCCCCGACCCAGCGGCCGGGCAGCGTCTCGTAGACCGTGGCCGGCCGGTGCGACTCGCTGATCCAGGACCGCAGCAGCGGTTCGGACATGACGCCGGTGTCCTTGTCCTTCAGGTGCTGGTCCCACCAGCGCAGCGTCTCCTGGAGGAAGCCGATCCCGGGCCCGGGCGGCAGTCCGCGGTCGGGGTACTGGTGCGACCAGGGCCCGATCAGCCCGCGGACCTTCTCCGGGGCCAGGTGCTCGACGAGGCGGAGCACGGTGTCGCGGTACGGGTCGTGCCAGCCGCCGACCGCGAGGACGTTCGCCTTGATGGCGGAGTAGTCCTCGCAGACACTGCCGTGCTTCCAGTAGTCGTCGCGCGTCTGGTGCGACAGCCAGGTGTGGATGAAGGGGTCCACGGCTTCGAGCCGGTCCAGCCACATCTGCCGCCAGTCGTCGCCGACGTCCGCCGGGTCCGGCGGCCGGCAGACGAACGCCAGCATGGTGGCCGCCCAGGCGTGCATGTCCACGGCGAGGACCGAGCCGCCCATGTAGTGGACGTCGTTGTCGTAGCGGTCGTCGGCCGAGCACACCGTGACGATGGCCTTCAGCGGCTCGGGGGCGAGCGCGGCGATCTGGAGCGAGTTGAAGCCGCCCCACGAGATGCCGAACATGCCGACCCGGCCCGAGCACCACTCCTGCTGGGCCAGCCAGTGGATGACGGCGACCCCGTCGGCCAGCTCCTGCGCGTCGTACTCGTCGCCCGGCATGCCCTCGCTGTTGCCGTGCCCGCGCACGTCGACCCGGACCGAGGCGTAGCCGTGGCCCGCGTACCAGGGGTGGCGCTGCCAGTCCCGCGGCGCGGTCCAGTCGCTCAGCCGGTACGGCAGGTACTCCAGCAGCGCGGGCACGGGTTCGTCGGTGACCGGCCGCCAGATCCGGGCGTACAGCTGGGTGCCGTCCGGGAGCGGGACGTAGATGTCCTCGCGGGTGGTCTCGTACGGGAAAGAGGTCTGGATGTGCATGGGGGGCTACCTCAGTGGACGGGGTGCATGGTGCGCCTGAGCCAGGGGGCGGCGGCGATGACGGCCACACCGGCCGCGACCGCGATGGCGCCATTGACACCGAAGTAGGCGGGGTTGGAGACCTCGCCGTACAGCTTCACGATCTGTGCCTGGATGCCGTTGGCGAGGGCCAGGGAGAGGAACCAGAGCGCCATCGTCTGGCTGGCGAACGCCTTCGGGGCGAGCTTGGTGGTCGCGGACATGCCGGAGGTCTCCAGCAGGATGTCGCCGAGTCCGAGCAGCAGGTACGAGCCGACGATCCACCAGGCGGCCATCTTGTACGTGTCCGAGGAGTGCCCGGAGGTGGGCAGGACCATCAGCAGGAACGAGAGCCCGCCGAGGATCACCCCGATCGCGATCTTGTTGGACGCGTGCGGCTGGCGCGGCCCCATCTTCGCCCAGACGGCCGCGACCACCGGGGCGAGCGCCACCTCGAAGGCCCCGAGCGCGGAGGCGTACCAGCTGGCCGGGAAGTGGAAGCCGAAGATCTCCGTGCGGGCGTTGGTCGACGCGAGCAGCATCATCGTCGAGTACGCCTGGAAGAGGATGAAGTTGAACACGACGGAGGCCAGGAACAGCACCACGTACGGGCGCAGCCTGCCGCGTTCCTCCGCGGTGACCCGGGGGCTCCTGAACATCACCGCGAAGTACACGACCGGCGCGATCACGGAGACGAGGGTGAGCAGGTCGACGAAGCGGTCCATCGTCAGCCAGCCCGCCAGGGCCAGCGCGGTCGCGACGGCGGCGACCACGACGATGCCGATGACGATGAGCCGGACCGCCCGGCGCATGGGTCCGGGAGCCAGGGCGAATTCGGCGGTGTTCTTACGCCCGGCCAGGTGACGGCGGCCCAGCACGTACTGGATCAGGCCGAGCGTCATGCCGAAGGCGGCGGCCGAGAAGCCCCAGTGCCAGCTCGCGTGGTCACCGAGCCAGCCGGTGATCAGCGGGCCGAGGAACGCGCCGATGTTGATGCCCATGTAGTAGAGGGCGAAGCCGGCGTCGCGGCGCTCGTCGTCGGTGCGGTAGAGCTTGCCGACCATGGTGGCGACATTGGGCTTGAGCAGGCCCGTTCCGGCACTGATCAGCCCCAGGCCGACCCAGGTCATGGCATCGGTGGGCACCGCCATGGCGTAATGGCCGATGGCGATGAGGATGCCGCCGTACAGGACGGCGCGGTACGAGCCGAGGATCCGGTCCGCCAGCCAGCCGCCGGCCACGGAGACCAGGTAGACGAGGGTTCCGTAGGCGGCGGAGACCGAGGCGGCGGTGCCGGCCTCCATCCCCATGCCGCCGTTGGCGACGGTGTCGGCGAAGTAGAGGACCAGGATCGCCTGCATGCCGAGGAACGAGAACCGCTCCCAGACCTCCAGGCCGGACAGGGTCATCAGACCCCGTGGCTGGCCGAAGAAGGCATGGTCGTCGCCCGGCGGCGGCTGGGTCGGTTCGGTGTCGGTGGCGGTGTGGGACAAAGGGACAACTCCTGATCGTATGAGCTGATCCCGAACATACCGGCGGTGGCGGGAAGGCGCCCACGGTGATCCAAACAGGACCGGATACGCTGACTTGAGTGATGACAGCGACACATCGACATTCCGTGTGATCGTCAGCAGACAGGAGATCCCCTCGTGACCGTCGTCGGGCCGTTCGGACTGAGCGTGCGGGACCAGGCTCTTGAGGCCGGTGTCCAGGCCGGTTTGGCTGCTGTCGAGTCGGGGCTGCTCGATGCCACCAAGAGCGAGGTCCCGTTCATCACGGAGGCCGCCCAGCACCTGGTGCGCGCGGGCGGCAAACGGTTCCGGCCCCTGCTGGCGATGCTCGCCGCCCAGTTCGGTGACGCCGACGCCCCGGGCGTGGTGCCCGCCGCCGTGGTCGTCGAGCTGACCCACCTCGCGACGCTGTACCACGACGACGTGATGGACGAGGCCGACGTACGCCGCGGAGTCGACAGTGCCAATTCCCGCTGGGGCAACTCGGTGGCCGTGCTGACCGGCGACTTTCTCTTCGCGCGCGCGTCGCACATCCTGGCCGACCTCGGCCCCGAGGCCGTCCGTATCCAGGCCGAGGCGTTCGAGCGCCTGGTCACCGGCCAGATCCTGGAGACCGCGGGACCGCGCGACGGGCGCGACCCCGTCGAGCACTACCTCGACGTGATGCGCGGCAAGACCGGCTCACTGATCGCCGTGGCCTGCCGCTTCGGCGCGATGATGTCCGGCGCCGACGAGTCGACGACCGACATCCTCACCCAGTACGGGGAGCGCCTCGGCGTCGCCTTCCAGCTCGCCGACGACGTCCTCGACATCGCGTCCGACTCCCACGAGTCCGGCAAGACCCCCGGCACCGACCTCCTCGAAGGCATCCCGACCCTGCCGGTGCTCCACCTGAGGGCGCAGGCCGCGGCCGACGGCAAGCCGGACGACCTGGAGCTCGTCGAACTGCTGGACGGCGACCTGAACGAGCCCGGCCGGCTCGACGAGGCACTGCGCCGGCTGCGCGCCCACCCCGCGCTCGACCAGGCACGACGCGACACGGTCCGGTACGCGCAGGAGGCGCGGGCCACCCTGAAGCCGCTGCCCTCGTGCTACGCCAAGGACGCGCTGGAAGAGATGTGCGACGCCGTGGTGCACCGCGCGGGCTGAGCGCCTGCTTCCCGACCCCTACTGGTCGGCGGAGAAACCGCCCCTCGGTGTCATCCCGGAGAGGTAGGCGGAGTTGCTCCCGCGGGTTGACGCCTGAAGCCGCCCGATTTGGTCAGATGGAGAACAACCACTCCTGAGCGAATCGGGCGAGAATGGCGGCACGGAGTGGACGAGTGCATCCGGAAGGAAGCCGCCGACCACGGAGGTAGGGCACACATGGCACCGAACGACAGCGCAGACACCAACGGCTCGGCAGTGCGGGGCACCACGGTCGCCGGCGCAGGCCGCCGGAAGGCGGTGCGCTACATCGTCCCCGTCGCGGTGGCGGGGGTGGCGGCCGCGACGATCGGGCTGGTCCCGGCGCTCGCGAGCTCGGGAGACCCCGATCTGCCGAAGATCACCGCGCAGGAACTCATCGAGAAGATCG harbors:
- a CDS encoding polyprenyl synthetase family protein, translated to MTVVGPFGLSVRDQALEAGVQAGLAAVESGLLDATKSEVPFITEAAQHLVRAGGKRFRPLLAMLAAQFGDADAPGVVPAAVVVELTHLATLYHDDVMDEADVRRGVDSANSRWGNSVAVLTGDFLFARASHILADLGPEAVRIQAEAFERLVTGQILETAGPRDGRDPVEHYLDVMRGKTGSLIAVACRFGAMMSGADESTTDILTQYGERLGVAFQLADDVLDIASDSHESGKTPGTDLLEGIPTLPVLHLRAQAAADGKPDDLELVELLDGDLNEPGRLDEALRRLRAHPALDQARRDTVRYAQEARATLKPLPSCYAKDALEEMCDAVVHRAG
- a CDS encoding peptide MFS transporter; amino-acid sequence: MSHTATDTEPTQPPPGDDHAFFGQPRGLMTLSGLEVWERFSFLGMQAILVLYFADTVANGGMGMEAGTAASVSAAYGTLVYLVSVAGGWLADRILGSYRAVLYGGILIAIGHYAMAVPTDAMTWVGLGLISAGTGLLKPNVATMVGKLYRTDDERRDAGFALYYMGINIGAFLGPLITGWLGDHASWHWGFSAAAFGMTLGLIQYVLGRRHLAGRKNTAEFALAPGPMRRAVRLIVIGIVVVAAVATALALAGWLTMDRFVDLLTLVSVIAPVVYFAVMFRSPRVTAEERGRLRPYVVLFLASVVFNFILFQAYSTMMLLASTNARTEIFGFHFPASWYASALGAFEVALAPVVAAVWAKMGPRQPHASNKIAIGVILGGLSFLLMVLPTSGHSSDTYKMAAWWIVGSYLLLGLGDILLETSGMSATTKLAPKAFASQTMALWFLSLALANGIQAQIVKLYGEVSNPAYFGVNGAIAVAAGVAVIAAAPWLRRTMHPVH
- the fahA gene encoding fumarylacetoacetase translates to MPEQSSPLDVAEGDPFGPHHLPYGVFSTTDRPGERRVGVRIGDHVLDAGAAAHALGSPYAQLLAQPDLMALLAAGRTAWSDVRRALTAWVTVPAHRADIEPLLHPVDSVTLHLPYRVADYVDFYASEHHATNVGRIFRPDGDALTPNWKHLPIGYHGRAGTVVVSGMDVVRPSGQRKAPTDPAPVFGPSVKLDIEAEVGFVVGVGSEQGRPVPLADFRDHVFGLSLLNDWSARDIQAWEYVPLGPFLGKSFATSVAAWVTPLEALDAARTAPPARDLPLLPYLDDADEEEPGGFDLRLSVAINGRVVSEPPFSTMYWTAAQQLAQMTVNGASLRSGDLYGSGTISGAEPAQRGSLLELTWNGRDPLDLPDGKRTFLEDGDTVTLTAWAPGPHGTRVGLGEVTGRIVPAA
- a CDS encoding CocE/NonD family hydrolase, coding for MHIQTSFPYETTREDIYVPLPDGTQLYARIWRPVTDEPVPALLEYLPYRLSDWTAPRDWQRHPWYAGHGYASVRVDVRGHGNSEGMPGDEYDAQELADGVAVIHWLAQQEWCSGRVGMFGISWGGFNSLQIAALAPEPLKAIVTVCSADDRYDNDVHYMGGSVLAVDMHAWAATMLAFVCRPPDPADVGDDWRQMWLDRLEAVDPFIHTWLSHQTRDDYWKHGSVCEDYSAIKANVLAVGGWHDPYRDTVLRLVEHLAPEKVRGLIGPWSHQYPDRGLPPGPGIGFLQETLRWWDQHLKDKDTGVMSEPLLRSWISESHRPATVYETLPGRWVGDTSWPSENVAPVAYALQGGPQIVDSPQQTGLDAGRFFPFGNDADLPPDQRDEDAKSVCFEFPVEAAPIEILGRPRVKLRIRMDVPRGQAVARLCDVAPDGSSTLVTRGVLNLAARDGRDRTEDWPVGETEDVTFDLNGIGHTFPPGHRIRLAVSSSYWPWIWPQAGSKGFTLDADGSFVELPVRRHTEDPSIRFEEPEQSEPLGVVFPVTLDEQRPERLVVRDVAKGEWRMEVDPRYGGTRVYPDGLEFTEDAVETYTIQESDPLSARTRSDWTIRLHRPEMAWDVLVETRSEISADADDFITSNEVVCKEGGEVVFHRTWEKRIPRTAG